A DNA window from Ipomoea triloba cultivar NCNSP0323 chromosome 10, ASM357664v1 contains the following coding sequences:
- the LOC116031769 gene encoding protein IQ-DOMAIN 1-like: MVSGDWFKNIISLKKSKDGRSKKLKGYKETINSQGNNLEPPIIGNGVSDGNHAVLSMPIEQIAAIQIQKAFRAYMARKTLRRLKGNAKLQILTEGNSVKRQTSTTLSYLHSWTRIQAEIRARRAQMVAEGHLRQRKLDNQSKLEAKLQNLEVEWSGGPETMEEALARIHQREEAAEKRERTMAYAFSHQWRANSSPIYGSSSNLELGKANWGWSWTERWIAARPWESRTPTKPSPKKAQNKQASKTSKITTITATTKTPVPAKEKVPTKPRRLSYESGVKVVPNKGNEKTKEASTKKQQAVSEEQT, from the exons ATGGTTTCCGGAGACTGGTTTAAGAATATAATCAGtttgaaaaaatcaaaagatGGGAGATCTAAGAAGTTAAAG GGATATAAAGAGACAATTAATAGCCAAGGGAACAACCTTGAACCTCCTATAATAGGAAATGGCGTTTCAGATGGAAATCACGCGGTTCTTAGTATGCCTATAGAGCAGATAGCAGCAATACAGATTCAGAAAGCATTCCGAGCATATATG GCGAGGAAAACTTTACGCCGCTTAAAAGGAAATGCTAAACTACAAATCCTGACTGAAGGCAATTCAGTCAAAAGACAAACTTCGACAACTTTGAGCTATCTCCATTCTTGGACTCGGATACAAGCAGAGATTAGAGCACGGCGTGCCCAGATGGTAGCAGAAGGTCATCTCCGGCAAAGGAAGCTAGATAATCAATCAAAGCTCGAAGCCAAGCTTCAGAATTTAGAG GTAGAGTGGAGCGGTGGCCCTGAAACAATGGAGGAAGCTCTTGCAAGGATACATCAAAGAGAAGAAGCAGCAGAGAAGCGAGAGCGAACTATGGCCTATGCATTTTCTCATCAA TGGAGGGCAAATTCCAGCCCGATATATGGATCGAGTAGTAACCTTGAACTGGGAAAAGCAAACTGGGGCTGGAGCTGGACAGAGCGCTGGATCGCTGCCAGGCCTTGGGAAAGCCGAACCCCGACTAAACCAAGTCCAAAGAAAGCGCAGAATAAGCAAGCTAGCAAAACAAGCAAAATCACGACGATCACAGCAACAACTAAAACCCCGGTTCCTGCTAAAGAGAAAGTACCTACAAAACCCCGCAGACTATCTTATGAATCGGGTGTAAAAGTAGTTCCTAATAAAGGGAATGAGAAAACCAAGGAGGCAAGCACTAAGAAACAGCAGGCAGTATCTGAAGAGCAGACATGA